The following proteins are encoded in a genomic region of Tissierellales bacterium:
- a CDS encoding phosphopentomutase, whose amino-acid sequence MIKRVIWIVMDSVGMGYMPDAEKYGDVGANTIGHICEAMGGLNLPNMEKLGYGNIESIVGPKKVNEPIGCYARFAEQSNGKDTTTGHWEMVGIVSEKPFPTYPNGFPQDVIDKFKEVTGLDMLGNKTASGTAIIEELGEEHVKTGTPIVYTSADSVFQIAAHEEIIPLEKLYDICQKSRDFLQGEHGVARVIARPFIGSKGSFTRTANRHDFSLMPPHKMVLDSLKDAGYPVMAVGKIEDIFLGQGVTDAVHTKNNMDGMDKTLEYMAQSEKGLIFTNLVDFDMQWGHRNNVEAYGRGLEEFDVRLGELMDKMEDTDVLFITADHGCDPTHPGTDHTREYVPFLAYGKELKAGFDLKTRNSFADMGQTIADIFEVESIKNGDSFLKDILK is encoded by the coding sequence ATGATTAAAAGAGTAATATGGATAGTAATGGATAGCGTAGGTATGGGTTACATGCCAGATGCTGAAAAATATGGAGATGTAGGAGCAAATACAATAGGACATATTTGCGAAGCTATGGGTGGGCTTAATTTACCTAATATGGAAAAGTTAGGTTATGGAAACATAGAGTCGATAGTTGGTCCTAAAAAAGTGAATGAACCAATTGGTTGTTATGCAAGATTTGCAGAGCAGAGCAATGGAAAAGATACAACTACTGGTCACTGGGAGATGGTTGGTATAGTATCTGAAAAACCTTTTCCAACGTATCCAAATGGATTTCCACAAGATGTTATAGATAAATTTAAGGAAGTAACAGGTTTAGATATGCTTGGAAATAAAACTGCTTCAGGAACAGCAATTATAGAAGAACTAGGTGAAGAACATGTAAAAACTGGGACACCTATAGTATATACTTCTGCAGATAGCGTATTTCAGATAGCTGCACATGAAGAAATTATTCCATTAGAAAAATTATATGATATTTGCCAAAAATCAAGAGATTTCTTACAAGGTGAACATGGGGTCGCTAGGGTAATTGCAAGACCATTTATAGGTTCAAAGGGAAGCTTTACAAGAACTGCTAACCGTCATGATTTTTCACTTATGCCACCACACAAGATGGTCTTGGATTCTTTAAAAGATGCAGGATATCCTGTAATGGCAGTGGGTAAAATTGAAGATATATTCTTGGGTCAAGGTGTTACAGATGCTGTTCATACCAAGAATAACATGGATGGTATGGACAAAACATTAGAGTATATGGCTCAAAGTGAAAAAGGTTTGATATTTACAAATTTAGTTGACTTTGATATGCAATGGGGTCACAGAAATAACGTAGAAGCATATGGTCGTGGTCTAGAAGAGTTTGACGTACGCTTAGGAGAACTTATGGACAAAATGGAAGATACAGATGTGTTGTTTATAACGGCAGACCATGGTTGTGATCCAACGCACCCAGGAACAGATCATACTAGAGAATATGTTCCATTTTTGGCATACGGAAAGGAATTAAAGGCAGGATTTGATTTAAAAACTCGAAATAGTTTTGCAGATATGGGTCAAACTATAGCTGATATATTCGAGGTAGAATCTATCAAGAATGGAGATAGTTTCTTAAAGGATATATTAAAATAA